The DNA sequence TAGTCTCTCCATATTCATCTAAGAGATTGTTTGTtttagaaaaattcaaaaaagtaaaaagatatataaaaaaatccaCGTACACATAATTTGCTGAAAGAACTAACACAAGAAAAATTAAGAGGAGATACTCTCTTAATTGAGTTATAAATTATTGTCCAAATTACTATCAAATTTTATCTTCTAAATTGATTATATTCTtgtcttaaaattaatttaggtagaagtcaaaaataaaataatgttcCAGTGATTTGTTAGTCAGCATATGTAGAAAACTTTAATTTGTTATCATTACTTCTCTATGAAATTGACAaacataattcacttttttaatgttaaaataactttaacttaaattaataataaaagaattagTTTATTCTCCAAATTATTTTACAAACCGATAAACATCACATAATAGTATTGTTGATAGAATTGAGAATACCAGTTATAAGaaaattgttataaaaaattaaatttatttcaaattatagtgttttttaataaaaattgcatattaatacaaaataatcacattttataacactatatatattttgttatatttttttaacaaaaatatatgtTATTACAAAATTCAAAGTCTTTTTCAAGTAAGTTGAGATTGATGATttgaattattttgatttgtgaTTTGGATGGTATTGGATATAGATTTGATCAAAAGTGATTATGTGAATAAGAATAAACTACTCCATATAGTATGacttttgtttttccttttttttaaggGCATGGTCACAATTGATGCTTGTTGAATTAGTTTAGTTTGTTACAGGTTACAGCAAATTATCCTACACTGTGTTTCTACATAAATTGCTGGACCCTAAAACTATTCATGTATGTTTTAATTCTTTCAAAAACCGCAACACTTGTAGCGGTTTCTACTTTGTATACATTTCAATGTAATCGGCAACTTTCTATAGCATTTCTACTTTATATACATTTTAATACTCTATAGTAGATTATGTACATATTGTAAATTATTACACTTTATAGcagtttatatatattaaaaaaacataaacaCATAACTTATTTCAAAAAGTTACAATTGGATAAATTTCAAAATGCAGTACCACCCGGCTTCTCATGGTTGGTTTAAAGTGGGATTGATAACTGAGTAGTGGAGCATCCATGTGCTTCCAAATCCTTCTCTATTAACAAAACCCAACataatcataaaaattatattttgtttgtCTGAAGCTGGAGGCTAGCTAGCTAGACCCCGCTAGGAATATTCTAATCACCAATTAAGCATTGATCACCAAGTAATTAAGTTGCCTATATATAACGGAAGCAACCCTGAAGGCTGTAGCTAACTAACTCATAATTCATAAAGAAAAAACGCAACCATGTATGCTTCAACTTCCTTCACTTCACACATAGTTCATGACCTTGTCATACAATCTCACTCAAGAAGGTTACTCATGCTCCCAAATCCACTTGCTCATCACGATTCCTCACCACCTCCAACAAGCGATTTATACCTCGGAAACAGTTCTTTCGATGCCAACGTTGTCATGGTCCTCTCCGTCCTCCTATGCGCACTTATCTGCTCCTTAGGATTGAACGCAATCATAAGGTGTGCTTTGAGGTGTTCCGATTTGGTAATCAACGACTCATCATCGTCGTCAAATCCTAGCCCTTCATCATCAAGTAGTCGATTGGCCAACACGGGAATCAAGAAGAAAGCTTTGAAGACTTTTCCGATAATCACATACGAGTCAACTGAGTTAAACAAAGTCCCTGGTTTGGACACCGAGTGTGTGATATGCCTCTCGGACTTCACAAATGGTGAAAAGTTGCGCATTCTGCCAAAATGCAACCATGGCTTCCATGTTAGCTGCATTGACAAGTGGCTCACTTCTCATTCATCTTGCCCCAAGTGCAGACACTGCCTAATTCACACGTGCCAAAAGATTGTTGGCGGAACTACTcatcatcctcctcctcctcctctaccTCAAACCATTATAAGGATTGAACCACTGGACCCAGAAACCATGGTGCGTAATTATATATAGATAGC is a window from the Arachis stenosperma cultivar V10309 chromosome 3, arast.V10309.gnm1.PFL2, whole genome shotgun sequence genome containing:
- the LOC130969952 gene encoding RING-H2 finger protein ATL78-like produces the protein MYASTSFTSHIVHDLVIQSHSRRLLMLPNPLAHHDSSPPPTSDLYLGNSSFDANVVMVLSVLLCALICSLGLNAIIRCALRCSDLVINDSSSSSNPSPSSSSSRLANTGIKKKALKTFPIITYESTELNKVPGLDTECVICLSDFTNGEKLRILPKCNHGFHVSCIDKWLTSHSSCPKCRHCLIHTCQKIVGGTTHHPPPPPLPQTIIRIEPLDPETMVRNYI